ATTTGCCATgaaaattcattgatcctagCCCTAATGAGACTGGAAACTGATGCTTCGACGTTTGACGCGCAATGGTCGATCCAGCAGTGGATAGACAAGCTGAATGATCACATCAATGCCATAAATGTAAGACTAAACCTTCTGGGCTATAAGATCGTTCGAATTAACCATGGGATTGGTAGAAATGCAGTGACTATGAAAAACAGGAAGAATTTTGGGCTCTTCGAAAATAATGCAGCTGCTCGAGCCCATGGTGGTAGTGCACCGGATTCGCAAGTGACGGTACTGCCAGAGAGTAACCGATTTTTTGTCTATGTTAACTTGGCGTCCACGGAGGAGACCAAGTTAGCCACTCGGTTTAATCAAAATGAGATCGAGTTTATTAAGTGGGCCATTGAGCAATTCATGGTTAATGGGGAGACTATAATCAAGGGTCCGGCACTGGAGACCTCAGTCGTCGTGAAGGAGATCAACTGTATTCTCATGGCAGCCACGGGGAACTCCAATCTGCCGAAATGGGTTAAATCCTGTACTTTCACTGTGGGGTCCACGGATCTCTTACAGTTTCAAGAGTTGACGGCAATGGAGATTGAAGATTTGTTGCTCCGATTGTGTGAACTGAAATGGTTTTACAGAACTAGGGAGGGGAAGCTCGGCATTGATCTTCGCTGCATTGCAGAACTAGAAGAATACTTGACATCTACTTATAATTTAAACACTTGTCAAAATTGCCATAAATTGGTCCTTCAAGGCGTTAGATGCGGCCACGAATCGTGccgaaatgaaaataacgAAGACGGAGAGAACGGCCTACCCCAAATTTGGCACGTTGATTGCTTCAAGCATTATATAACACATGTAAGTAAAAACTGTGATCGTTGTGGTTCGTTACTAATCACAGATGGTGTATACGTTCTTTAAACTAAAAATTATGTTGTTCTGTGCTATTTACAAGACCTCTTTATACAAACGTTTTGAAAATACTTAAATCATTTTAATAACCTAAGAACCCAACTTTAGGCTTTGTACTACTTGTATTAGGTATATATGCAATCGTAATAactcatttttctttacttaTACCCCTTTTCTCTAAAAAATCTTTGGCTTCGTTTATCTTGGTAGCCACAAATGGCGAACCACCCTTATCTGGATGGTTGGCTAACATGATTTTCCTATGGacttctttcaattttttcttagaCAATGTGTTTTCTGTTAGATTTAGAATCTGTAAAGCCTCTTTAGaattcatttttggatCGAACCCGCCTtttaagaaagaagtaGCAGACTTCCCACCGTTTAACCGTTTCGATATCGATTTGTATGCACCGGCTGTGAAGTATAGGGTTAAAAAGGCCCCGAAACCTGTTAAAACAGGGTGTTCTCCCATGTAGTCCATAGCCTGGTCAAAATAAAGATCCATGCCAGCTTTCTGGCCTTGAAGGCTACCAGGGACGCTGGTGTTCAAGCCAGACCCACCAAGATCGACATTTGCGGAACCATTGACTTGACCAGGAATAGGTAGTTGTGGTGCTTCGATAGAGTTAGCGGTATTTCCTTGGGAGCTCATAGCGTTGTACGTGTGTACGTGTTTTACGTTTGTGTTTGTCCTTGTGTTATATAGAGGTGTGCCAATGACAACGTGCAGACCTTGCTGTTGTTCGcccttcttcaacttcaagGGCTCACCGTTAAGTGAGTCCTAGATTGATTCAAATGGCTTTCGCAGTTGGTCCGATTTTCGctgttttggttttttgcCCGCTCGCCTCGAACTCAGCgcagtgaaaaattttcactcttgtctttttaaaaaaagtatttcTAAcctcatctcatctcatccCAACCCATCTCCACTTATAATAGTTGTTATTCTTTGATCAAGTTCCTAGAAGTTGAGTATCTCTATTTGTGTTTAAGAGTTATTACCATTTCAAGCGTgagttgttgttattattactgCTGCACTCGTATTCACACATTTTCagaaaccaaaagaaaaaaaaaaaaactttataaaTAAGCAATGAGAATTTACCAATGTCATTTTTGCTCATCTCCATGTTATCCAGGTCATGGGATCATGTTTGTACGTAACGATGCTAAAGAATTCAGATTCTGTCGTTCGAAATGTCACAAGGCATTCAAGCAACGTCGTAACCcaagaaaattaaaatGGACTAAAGCTTTCAGAAAGGCTGCTGGTAAAGAATTGGCTGTGGATTCTACCTTGACTTTCGcccaaagaagaaatgtTCCTGTTAGATACAACAGAGAACTAGTTGCCACAACTTTGAAGGCCATGGCCAGAATCGAAGAAATCAGACAAAAACGTGAAAGAGCCTTCTACAAGAATAGAATGAGAGGTAACAGAGAAAAGGACTTCTTGAGAGATAAGAGATTGGTCGAATCTAACCCTGAACTATTGAGAATCAGAGAAGTCCAAATCGCCAAGAATTTGGCcaaggaacaagaaagagCCGAATTAGAAaaccaacaagaagaatctgaagaagaagaagaagacatggAAATTGAcagtgatgaagaagaagaagaacaattagaaaagcaaaagatcTTGctaaagaacaaaagaagaaattcaaagaaaattgctTTTTAGGTAAAACATGGACTAAAGCCTGTAAAAAAccaataaacaaacaaaattctctctttactttctttcttatgCTTATTTAATGGGATAAATAAGAATCATCtgtatattattattattacatTACATCACATTACACAATAAATATTGCCAAGGGTCCTCTCACATTCTTATATAGTTTAAAAATCTCCCATATCGTAATATATAAAGCCTAGTAAACGTTTAGTCGAACTCTACGAATTAGAAATGTTTAGAAAAGTTTCACCGATTGGTGATCTGATAAATTCACAAAACTCGCAAACATCACTCTGAGATAAAATCTTGAAGTCGATAGTTTCAAAGATTGGCGGGCTTTGGTACGTTCCGTACCATAATCCAATTCGAATGTCAAGGATCTGTCCATTTATTAACATGGGATCGTCTTTATGAGCCGAAAACAATCGCTCGCTCATATATAGACTCATCTCTTCTCCACCATTTATTACACCAGAACAGCAAAGGTTCCTTACCACCATCTTACAGAAAAGGCCGTCAGTGCGTTCTTTATTACGCTCACAGAACAAGAAGTCTACTAACTGAACGACCATTCTAAATCTTTTAGATGATTGAATACGGTTGTGCTTCTTCTCGTCTCCATCATCAATACCATCAGTGATTTCGTACCTCTTTGCTAATGTTTTCAGGTGTTTCAAATCTACCACTAGCTGACTCATATAACAACTTCGTCCATAATCTTTTGTGTAAAGTGAACGGCCCTAAAGAAGGCCAGTGCATGTAATTGCAGCTCTCCCAATAAGAGTAGTACTTCATTTAGggccaaagaaaaaaaagagacgTTAAAAGTAAACGGGAAAAAATAACGACAACTGCAGGATTTGAACCTGCGCGGGCAGAGCCCAAAAGATTTCTAATCTTTCGCCTTAACCACTCGGCCAAGTTGCCTTGTTACTATAAAAAAGTTAACCTTGAAACAGATACGGACACAAACGGTAACTGAGCACGAGACGCGCTCTCAAAACTACAATCCTATAAGCCACACTACTGAAACTGCTTAAGATACGCCAAGTCTGAAATAAGTTTGCTGTATTAAGAGTTCCTTCCCACTTCCTTTTGTAGCGTTCTGAAGTTGGAGTGTTACTGGCAAATATTTCCATCCGGGCTCACTACAAGCTGCTTTCTGTAGCCCTGCTTCTTATTCTGCCCTGCGCAACAGGCCCACGTGCAACATGCTACTGCACGGCGCATCAATTATGACCTTTGCGACTATTGCTACGCGCATCCATCGTTATTATGGTGATTCCCATTTGTTTCCCGTCTGTTGCGGCAGACCGTTTTTTCTCCTTGCAGTCTATCGAAAGAGTCTAGTGGCCGTCGGTAAGCGGTACATATACAGTTAGGGGTGGTCGCAATTCTACACAGTTAATAGCCACAGTAAAGTTTCGAGCAATACTGCTGTCACTTTACTAAGCTTCACTTCCCACTTCGCACGGTATTGTAGGGTATCTTGTACGAGGATCAGAAATGCTCGTTGTATACAGCGATAATTGTAATTAGCCGCCCAGGACGAACAATCCTTGGCGACAAAGGTACCTTGTAGATGTGAGATTTACTGTTGGAAACGTTAAGGTTTTCGTTCAACTCAGCAATGTCTGAGAGAGTTTGTACGAactgtatatatacttgTTTTTAAAGACGGAAGTTGATGATAATATAGTTTCCCCATTTCAAGGCAGTCTGCAAGCTATCCGTTTTGTTATTGACTTGTGCCCATGACAAATACCACTTGGCGTTACTGTTTGTATCTTCAGCAGTTTGTTCGATAGAAAGTAGCCCTCGGCTTGCAATCAAAACCGatttacatatataaagtAATGGATACATAGTATACTCTAACACATTCTGCTCGCTTATACATCTCCTTCTGTCCATAGGACcggtttttctttggatgCATGCTTATCCTACTACTATCTACTCGTACATTTTGTAGGAACACGCCTTGCACATGCTTAAAAAAACCTATAAAAGGGCATGAGGAAATCAACGAGTTTACAAACCTATCAACCCTGTGTAAAGGGGGTagcaagaaaaagtagCTGACTACTTAAGCACGACTGCATCGGAAATGAAAGTCGGGATTATAATGGGGTCCGTCAGGACTAAGAGGGTGTGCCCCGAAATCGCAGCCTACGTGAAACGTACAATTGAAAACGATCAAAGCTTATGCaatcaaaatatagaaTTACAAATAATAGATTTGAACCAGGTTGCGCTACCTTTATatgaagacgatgacgacTTGATTCCGGCTCAAGTAAAAGACGTGGATGGGTACGTGGACAGCAGGACCCGCTTGTGGAGCCGCACAGTTAGCTCATTGGACGTCTTTATCTTCGTTACACCCCAGTACAACTGGGGTTATCCAGCCGCTTTAAAAAATGCCATAGACCGTGTTTACCATGAGTGGCGTGGCAAAAGCGCCATAGTGGTAAGCTACGGCGGCCATGGTGGTGATAAGTGCAACCGTCAATTACAAGAGGTACTACAGGGATTGAAAATGAACGTCGTAGGTGGAGTCTCTATGAGTATCCCAGTAGGTGTTATACCGTTGCCAGAGGGGACGGTCCCCGGGTTTAGTGTATACAATGAAGAGATTTTGCAGTTAGTGGCTTCTTGCATTAAGAATACAAATAGTAGACAGTAGAGTTTGatgttgatattttcaGGCCGAAAAGAGAAGATTGTGCCATTTCATCTGTTTGTGTGATGTAGAGGTTACTCCTTAACGAACATTGAGTTCCAAGTCTTCCTCAATGCTAATagctgttgctgttgcaGATTGTTTATTACGCACTGTTATTCAGagggtttttttttctttgagatTTATAAATATAGATGTATTAAATGGTAAGGTAcgttttatatataaaaaagatgatatAGTATGATCTGAAAACCGGCCCGGTGTTCAAAGCagttttttaatattcttGTACATTGGGTATTTTCATCATATTGATTTTGACaaggtttctttttctcctATATTTTGGAATATATGCATTCATATATGACCACGTTGTGACACGATCGAACCAAGCGACTTCCTCTTGTGCTACTTTCCTTGCAATACCAGGCACACCTCCTTGACGTTCAAATGCGATCCTTTCAGTCTCTCGTTCGAAGTCTCTTTGACAGAGTGCCAGGTATTTTTCCTGTTGATCAGGTTGCAATTGGAGGTATTGTTGGTAGGTGATCTCTTTGTAATGAACCGTCTTCATTTAAATATGCCTTGGGGCTTAAcgctttttttcctgtcTGCTCTAAGAGTCACTGCTTCAACAGGAAAATTCCTTTGACCAATTTTCTAAAAGCTCATTTTTATAGCTTTACTTCAAAGCATAACCTTTATCCCGCCTCGAGCTGACATCAACGACTTTACTAACCTGCCCTTTTTTCATTCCTCTCAGGCATATTTTGCCAATTAGTACGTAGGAAAAAAGGGTCCCAGTAAATGAATAGCGCCACACAATGGAATTAGGGGAAGGTCATTTTATTCGATATACACAGTTAACACTTTAGCCTCTTTTCAACATACCCAACACGTTACTCGAAGCAGTTTAGCACAAGGATTTACCAACTCTATTCCCGTTCTACTTAGGTAGTCGAGGATAACTTAAAGTGATTTCGGCACGTCAAAGCACATCGAGGTGCTAGCAAAATAGCAGAAATCCTTTCTCTTAAAGGACAAACATACAGTTTACGCAGTGCCGGTGTTGACCAACTTTCGCAATGACTGCAACGCCCAGAAAACCTTACGGGGTTAACCCTCTTTTCCCATGTTATTACCGAAACAATACGTACAAACCCGCTCTCTTTCTTGCCCAAATGCACAAAAGGTAACGCTGCCTCAACACACCCTTTGTGTTAAAGAcccttttttcttggcaaaTTTCCCACAGAAAACGCGGACAACAGTACGCGATGGCCGGTTTAGCCGCCTCTGCCATAGAGTTATTATTCATGGCTGAAAAAAGTGAGCTTCGAGACCTTTTGTCACCAGTCATACTTACATTTTAAGGGTATAGGGTCCAAAATTTGGACGAGAATGCATGATCGAGCATCCGGGCCCTGGTCATTGTGCATTGCCATTCTAAAAGGAGTTATAAGACTGAAAGAATTAAAGGACTAAATAGGTTACACTTTGCTTGGATCCAATCCTTTTTTGTAACAGTAGTACAGTTTGTttgttgaaagaaagataGAGCAATAAAAAGCCAAGAAATCGCTATGAATATCAAAACTTTGTGCCATCAAGAGTACAAAAGAATTTCGATCCAATCATTGCTAAACCCGCTTGAGGAGGCAGTAACCGGTGAGAGTCTCCACTCTCATGTTATATCCGGTAATAAAGCCACTCCTGGGTCCTCACATACACATACAAAAAATGGGCCTGCAGCTCAACAGGATGtacaaaagagaagaggGATCACCAGAAAATGTCCCCAGTGCGATATAGTAAAAACTTCCCCGCAATGGAGAGAAGGTCCCAATGGAGAGGTCACGTTATGCAATGCCTGCGGTCTCTTCTATAGAAAAGTATTTTTGGTCTTTGGCAAAAGTTTAGCAAAGCGCTACTTCGATGAGATAAAAGGTGCCAGCGTAAAACGAAAGGTTCCTAGGAGCCTCTATGGAGTTATGAGAACACACTGAGAacatttatttattctccCCCcaattattatataattCCCCTACGTTTATGTActtatatatttgtttattttgaaaaaataagcCAAGATCAACCACTGAATAATACtaaaccaaagaaaaa
This DNA window, taken from Saccharomyces eubayanus strain FM1318 chromosome XII, whole genome shotgun sequence, encodes the following:
- the NSE1 gene encoding Smc5-Smc6 complex subunit NSE1; protein product: MEVYKERVSTSAKGDATAKYLLQYILSARGICHENSLILALMRLETDASTFDAQWSIQQWIDKLNDHINAINVRLNLLGYKIVRINHGIGRNAVTMKNRKNFGLFENNAAARAHGGSAPDSQVTVLPESNRFFVYVNLASTEETKLATRFNQNEIEFIKWAIEQFMVNGETIIKGPALETSVVVKEINCILMAATGNSNLPKWVKSCTFTVGSTDLLQFQELTAMEIEDLLLRLCELKWFYRTREGKLGIDLRCIAELEEYLTSTYNLNTCQNCHKLVLQGVRCGHESCRNENNEDGENGLPQIWHVDCFKHYITHVSKNCDRCGSLLITDGVYVL
- the PAM18 gene encoding Pam18p; the protein is MSSQGNTANSIEAPQLPIPGQVNGSANVDLGGSGLNTSVPGSLQGQKAGMDLYFDQAMDYMGEHPVLTGFGAFLTLYFTAGAYKSISKRLNGGKSATSFLKGGFDPKMNSKEALQILNLTENTLSKKKLKEVHRKIMLANHPDKGGSPFVATKINEAKDFLEKRGISKEK
- the RLP24 gene encoding ATPase-activating ribosome biosynthesis protein — its product is MRIYQCHFCSSPCYPGHGIMFVRNDAKEFRFCRSKCHKAFKQRRNPRKLKWTKAFRKAAGKELAVDSTLTFAQRRNVPVRYNRELVATTLKAMARIEEIRQKRERAFYKNRMRGNREKDFLRDKRLVESNPELLRIREVQIAKNLAKEQERAELENQQEESEEEEEDMEIDSDEEEEEQLEKQKILLKNKRRNSKKIAF
- the TEN1 gene encoding Ten1p encodes the protein MSQLVVDLKHLKTLAKRYEITDGIDDGDEKKHNRIQSSKRFRMVVQLVDFLFCERNKERTDGLFCKMVVRNLCCSGVINGGEEMSLYMSERLFSAHKDDPMLINGQILDIRIGLWYGTYQSPPIFETIDFKILSQSDVCEFCEFIRSPIGETFLNISNS
- the LOT6 gene encoding flavin-dependent quinone reductase, producing MKVGIIMGSVRTKRVCPEIAAYVKRTIENDQSLCNQNIELQIIDLNQVALPLYEDDDDLIPAQVKDVDGYVDSRTRLWSRTVSSLDVFIFVTPQYNWGYPAALKNAIDRVYHEWRGKSAIVVSYGGHGGDKCNRQLQEVLQGLKMNVVGGVSMSIPVGVIPLPEGTVPGFSVYNEEILQLVASCIKNTNSRQ
- the GAT3 gene encoding Gat3p; the protein is MNIKTLCHQEYKRISIQSLLNPLEEAVTGESLHSHVISGNKATPGSSHTHTKNGPAAQQDVQKRRGITRKCPQCDIVKTSPQWREGPNGEVTLCNACGLFYRKVFLVFGKSLAKRYFDEIKGASVKRKVPRSLYGVMRTH